The DNA segment GTGTTGGCCGTTCCATAACCGTGCCATTCACATAGACGATTGGAAGTCCTACGCCGCCGTCTTCATACCAATCTGAATCATAAACCTTATTCCACATTTCCTGCTGATTCTCTGTGCTTTCGTCGATATCCTTGAAAGTGTATGAGAGATTTTCCTCATCAAGCACTGATTTCGTAGATCGACAAAATCCACAAGTCTCTCTGCCATATATAATG comes from the Spirochaeta africana DSM 8902 genome and includes:
- a CDS encoding glutaredoxin family protein; this encodes MKKIVLSSLLALVLFTFGCDIFGEDSESDSPSYSIIIYGRETCGFCRSTKSVLDEENLSYTFKDIDESTENQQEMWNKVYDSDWYEDGGVGLPIVYVNGTVMERPTLEEIKAEM